The Spirosoma sp. SC4-14 DNA window CTTTGGCGGTTTGCCGAAGCCTACAAAATAGGCGAGATGAGCCAGGCTGAATTTGTGGCAGCCGAAGCCAGTATGGCCCGTTCGCAGGGGCATTGCGCCGTTATGGGAACGGCATCGACAATGGCCGCCATGGTCGAGTCGCTGGGCCTGGCCCTCCCTGATAACGCAACTATTCCGGCCGCCGATTCACGCCGAAAAGTGCTGGCCCATCTGACGGGTATGCGTGCTGTGGAGCTGGCGCGCGAAGGCATAACCCCGTCGAAAATTCTGACCCGGCAGGCATTCGAAAATGCTATCATGGTCAATGCGGCTCTGGGTGGTTCAACCAATTTTATTCTGCACCTGATGGCCATTGCCGGGCGCGTAGGGGTTGAACTGTCGCTGGATGATTTCGATCAACTGTCGGCAAAAATTCCACTCTTAACCAACCTTCAGCCATCGGGCGAGCATTTTGTCGAGGATTTATTTTATGCTGGTGGCTTGCCCGCCGTAATCCGCGAACTGCGCAATTATCTGCACAATGACGCCATAACGGTTAATGGGCGCAGCCTCGGCGAAAACTGTGCCGAGGCTCAATGCTACGATCCGGCGGTTATTGCCACCGTCGAAAACCCATTTAAACCTGAGTCGGGTGTTGCCGTTCTGCGCGGTAATCTATGCCCGAACGGAGCCGTTCTGAAGCCCTCGGCGGCTACGCCTGCTCTTATGCAGCACACGGGCCGGGCGGTTGTTTTCGAAAATATCGACGACTACAAAGCCCGCGTCGATGACCCGGATCTGGACGTTGATCCGAGTTGCGTACTGGTGCTGAAAAATGTTGGTCCCAAAGGCTATCCCGGTATGCCCGAAGTTGGGAATATGCAGTTGCCCGCCAAAATTCTGGCGCAGGGTGTGCATGATATGGTCCGGATTTCGGATGGCCGAATGAGTGGTACGGGATTCGGAACCGTGGTGCTGCACGTGTCGCCCGAAGCGGCTGTGGGCGGAAATCTGGCGCTGGTACAAAACGGTGATCTGATCACGCTCGATGTCGAAAACCGGAGTTTACACCTGCACGTTTCCGACCAGGAACTGGCCGCCCGGCTTGTGCAGTTCAAACCGCTTGATCTGGGCTACGACCGGGGGTATGTGAACCTGTATATCCGACACGTCACCCAGGCGCATCAGGGTGCCGATTTCGATTTCCTACAGGGCGCTTCGGGTAGCGAAGTAAAACGAGATTCTCATTAATTTGTCTGTAACACCCATCCGTATATTTAGTTAGAACGACTGTATCAAACAGCACCTTGCTGTTTGATACAATAGAATCGTGACACTAGCTTAGGGGGAGTCTGGTGTTACTCAATAAGTATATGCCTGTTTTTTCTGATCAAACCGTTTTAATTACCGGTGCCGGACAGGGTATCGGTTTTGCTATAGCCCGCGCCCTGTTTCGGCAGGGAGCCAACGTTGTTCTCAACGACTACGACGAGGATCTGGCGCATCAGGCTGCCGAAACCATTCGGCAGGAAAAGCAGGCCAGTATGGGCAATTGTATCGCCTGTCCGGGCGATTCTGCCGATGTGGCCTTTATTGAACACATGGTCAGAACAGCAATCAATACGTTTGGTTCGGTCGATATTGCCATTGCCAATGCCGGAATCACTGTCTTTGGCGACATTTTTACGACAACACCCGATGCATTTCAGAAAATAGTGAACGTGAACCTACGGGGAAGCTTTTTTCTGGCACAACTAGCCGCCAGGCAAATGCGCCAGCAGGGAAAGGGAGGAAGCGTACTGTTTATGTCGTCGGTTGTGGGACATCAGGCGCATCCGGGCTTGCCGGTCTATAGCATGACTAAAGCGGGTCTGGAAATGCTGGCAAAACAATTAGTCATTGATTTCTCGCCACTCGGTATTACCGTCAACGCCGTTGCCCCCGGTGCAACTCTCACCGAGCGCACGCTGGATGATCCAACCTACATTCCGATCTGGTCACGCATTACGCCAATGGGACGCCCTGCTACCGTCGACGACATTGCCAATGCGGCTCTGTTTCTGGTTTCACCCGCATCAAGGCACATCACCGGTCAAAGTCTAGTTGTCGATGGCGGCTGGACAAGCATTAGCCCACCGCCAAGTGAATGATTGAATTGTTGAATGATTGAATTTTTTTCAATTCAACAATTCAACAATTCAACAATTCAACAATTTATTTCCTCCCCAGCGTAATCAGAATCACGCCCACGAGTGCGATGGCTGCGCCAATAAGTGACTGACTGGAGAAAATTTCGCCAGCAAACAGGGTTCCGAGCAGCATGGCCACTACGGGATTCACAAAAGCATAAGTCGACAGGAGTTGAGGGGCTGCATTGCGAGCCAGCCAGGCATATGACGAAAAGCCAATAATGCTACCAAATATGACCAGATAAAACATGGAACCGATAGCTTTGGCCGGGGCATCGAAGATGCTGAACAGCGAAACCGGCTCTATGATGAGACTAACGGGCAGCAGGACAAAACCGCTAACAATCATTTGAATTCCTGTTGAAATGGTGCCCGACGGTAAAGAAACCCTTGGAGTCATTAATGTACCAATGGCCCAGGAGAAATTACCAAATGCAATCAGACTGGCACCAACCAGATTCGCATTGGCTCCGCCCGCGCCCTGAAATTTGTCGGGTTTAATCAGAAAGTAAATACCCACCAGGCCAACAATCAGGCCTGCCAGCGCCAGGTTGGTGGGCCGTTGTCTGCCAAACGAAACCCAGTTCAGCGTTAGTAGAAAAACAGGCAATAAGCCGCCCAGCAAAGCCGCCATACCGCTCGGAATATATTG harbors:
- a CDS encoding SDR family oxidoreductase, which gives rise to MPVFSDQTVLITGAGQGIGFAIARALFRQGANVVLNDYDEDLAHQAAETIRQEKQASMGNCIACPGDSADVAFIEHMVRTAINTFGSVDIAIANAGITVFGDIFTTTPDAFQKIVNVNLRGSFFLAQLAARQMRQQGKGGSVLFMSSVVGHQAHPGLPVYSMTKAGLEMLAKQLVIDFSPLGITVNAVAPGATLTERTLDDPTYIPIWSRITPMGRPATVDDIANAALFLVSPASRHITGQSLVVDGGWTSISPPPSE
- a CDS encoding EamA family transporter, which gives rise to MQVLSSPLTNTPNRLTLWANLVSVYILWGSTYLFIHFMTEQMPPLYMVSMRYIVAGTILYTYARLTGTPRATRVEWQSAGIIGIILLAISNGCLSLGLQYIPSGMAALLGGLLPVFLLTLNWVSFGRQRPTNLALAGLIVGLVGIYFLIKPDKFQGAGGANANLVGASLIAFGNFSWAIGTLMTPRVSLPSGTISTGIQMIVSGFVLLPVSLIIEPVSLFSIFDAPAKAIGSMFYLVIFGSIIGFSSYAWLARNAAPQLLSTYAFVNPVVAMLLGTLFAGEIFSSQSLIGAAIALVGVILITLGRK
- a CDS encoding IlvD/Edd family dehydratase; its protein translation is MPLRSQDWFGRTGKDGFIYRAWMKNQGFPHHEFDGKPVIGICNTWSELTPCNAHFRELAEAIKRGVWEAGGFPLEFPVMSLGECQIKPTAMLFRNLASMDVEESIRGNSLDAVILMCGCDKTTPSLVMGACSVDLPTMVVSGGPMLAGRFQGRKIGTSDLWRFAEAYKIGEMSQAEFVAAEASMARSQGHCAVMGTASTMAAMVESLGLALPDNATIPAADSRRKVLAHLTGMRAVELAREGITPSKILTRQAFENAIMVNAALGGSTNFILHLMAIAGRVGVELSLDDFDQLSAKIPLLTNLQPSGEHFVEDLFYAGGLPAVIRELRNYLHNDAITVNGRSLGENCAEAQCYDPAVIATVENPFKPESGVAVLRGNLCPNGAVLKPSAATPALMQHTGRAVVFENIDDYKARVDDPDLDVDPSCVLVLKNVGPKGYPGMPEVGNMQLPAKILAQGVHDMVRISDGRMSGTGFGTVVLHVSPEAAVGGNLALVQNGDLITLDVENRSLHLHVSDQELAARLVQFKPLDLGYDRGYVNLYIRHVTQAHQGADFDFLQGASGSEVKRDSH